The Chiloscyllium plagiosum isolate BGI_BamShark_2017 chromosome 42, ASM401019v2, whole genome shotgun sequence genome contains a region encoding:
- the snrnp200 gene encoding U5 small nuclear ribonucleoprotein 200 kDa helicase isoform X1, with protein MADVTARSLQYEYKANSNLVLQADRSLIDRTRRDEPTGEVLSLVGKLEGSRMGDKAQRTKPQLQEERRAKRRKRDEDRHDMNKMKGYTLLSEGIDEMVGIVYKPKTKETRETYEVLLSFIQAALGDQPRDILCGAADEVLAVLKNDKLRDKERRKEIEMLLGQLEDTRYHVLVNLGKKISDYGGDKEVQNMDDNIDETYGVNVQFESDEEEGDEDAFGEVREEASDEDTEGEEADISCTLSANLGAAGDVLSAKKKDLHPRDIDAFWLQRQLSRFYDDAIMSQKKADEVLDILKTAGDDRECENQLVLLLGFNTFDFIKILRQHRMMILYCTLLASAQSEAEKERIQNKMEADAELSKVLYKLQETEKEDIIREERSRRERVRQSRVDTDLEAMDLDRDGEILAPRQVLDLEDLAFAQGSHLMANKRCQLPDGSFRKQRKGYEEVHVPALKPKPFSSDEQLISVEKMPKYTQAAFEGFKTLNRIQSKLCKAAMETDENLLLCAPTGAGKTNVALMCMLREIGKHINMDGTINVDDFKIIYIAPMRSLVQEMVGSFSKRLASYGISVAELTGDHQLCKEEITATQVIVCTPEKWDIITRKGGERTYTQIVRLMIIDEIHLLHDDRGPVLEALVARTIRNIEMTQEDVRLIGLSATLPNYEDVATLLRVDPAKGLFYFDNSFRPVPLEQTYVGITEKKAIKRFQIMNEIVYEKVMEHAGKNQVLVFVHSRKETGKTARAIRDMCLEKDTLGLFLREGSASTEVLRTEAEQCKNLELKDLLPYSFAIHHAGMTRVDRTLVEDLFADRHIQVLVSTATLAWGVNLPAHTVIIKGTQVYSPEKGRWTELGALDVLQMLGRAGRPQYDTKGEGILITSHGELQYYLSLLNQQLPIESQMITRLPDMLNAEIVLGNVQTAKDAINWLGYTYLYIRMLRTPTLYGISHDELKTDPLLEQRRLDLIHTAAIILDKNNLVKYDKKGGNFQVTDLGRIASHYYITHESMATYNQLLKPTLSEIELFRVFSLSSEFKNISVREEEKLELQKLLERVPIPVKESIEEPSAKINVLLQAYISQLKLEGFALMADMVYVTQSAGRLMRCIFEIVLNRGWAQLTDKTVNLCKMIDKRMWQSMSPLRQFRKLPEEVIKKIEKKNFPFERLYDLNHNEIGELIRMPKMGKTIHKYIHQFPKLELSVHIQPITRSTLKVELTITPDFQWDEKIHGSSEAFWILVEDVDSEVILHHEYFLLKAKYAQDEHLVMFFVPVFEPLPPQYFIRVVSDRWLSCETQLPVSFRHLILPEKYPPPTELLDLQPLPVSALRNSAFEHLYQDKFPFFNPIQTQVFNAVYNSDDNVFVGAPTGSGKTICAEFAILRMLLQNSEGRCVYITPMEALAEQVYADWYEKFQQKLSKKVVLLTGETSTDLKLLGKGNIIISTPEKWDILSRRWKQRKNVQNVNLFVVDEVHLIGGENGPVLEVICSRMRYISSQIERPIRIVALSSSLSNAKDVAHWLGCSTTATFNFHPNVRPVPLELHIQGFNISHTQTRLLSMSKPVYHAIMKHSPKKPVIVFVPSRKQTRLTAIDILTFCAADVQPQRFLHCTEKDLVPYLEKLNDNTLKETLANGVGYLHEGLNLAERRIVEQLFRSGAVQVVVASRSLCWGMNISSHLVTIMDTQYYNGKIHAYVDYPIYDVLQMVGRANRPLQDDEGRCVIMCQGSKKDFFKKFLYEPLPVESHLDHCLHDHFNAEIVTKTIENKQDAVDYLTWTFLYRRMTQNPNYYNLQGVSHRHLSDHLSQLVENTLNDLEQSKCISIEDEMDVAPLNLGMIAAYYYINYTTIELFSMSLNAKTKIRGLIEIISNAAEYENIPIRHHEDNLLRQLYQKVPHKLNNPKFNDPHVKTNLLLQAHLSRMQLSAELQSDTEEILSKAIRLIQACVDVLSSNGWLSPALAAMELAQMVTQAMWSKDSYLKQLPHFTSEHVKRCTDRGTDSIFDIMEMEDDERNALLQLSDAQMMDVARFCNRYPNIELSYEVIDRENIKSGSSVVVMVQLEREEEVTGPVIAPLFPQKREEGWWVVVGDPKTNSLISIKRLTLQQKAKVKLDFLAPAPSTQHYTLYFMSDAYMGCDQEYKFNIDVKEADSEGESDSD; from the exons cCACGTGATATTCTCTGTGGAGCGGCAGATGAGGTCCTCGCTGTGCTGAAAAATGATAAACTGCGTGACAAAGAGCGACGGAAGGAAATAGAAATGCTCTTGGGACAGTTGGAGGATACCCGTTACCATGTACTGGTAAACCTTGGAAAGAAAATCAGTGACTACGGAGGAGACAAAGAAGTGCAGAATATGG ATGATAACATTGACGAGACATATGGAGTGAATGTACAGTTCGAGTCTGACGAAGAG GAAGGTGATGAGGATGCATTTGGTGAAGTACGTGAAGAAGCATCAGATGAGGACACGGAGGGCGAGGAAGCTGACATCAGCTGCACACTTTCAGCAAAT CTGGGTGCTGCTGGAGATGTACTGAGTGCAAAGAAGAAAGACCTGCATCCTCGAGATATTGATGCTTTTTGGCTCCAGAGGCAGCTCAGCCGCTTCTACGATGACGCTATTATGTCACAGAAAAAGGCAGATGAAGTCCTGGATATCCTCAAG ACAGCTGGTGATGACCGTGAATGTGAGAATCAGCTTGTTTTGCTTCTTGGCTTCAACACTTTTGACTTCATCAAGATTCTAAGGCAGCATCGCATGATGA TTTTGTACTGTACACTGTTGGCCAGTGCTCAGAGTGAGGCAGAGAAGGAGAGGATTCAGAATAAGATGGAGGCAGATGCAGAGCTTTCCAAAGTTCTCTACAAACTGCAAGAGACTGAAAAAGAGGACATAATTCGG GAGGAAAGATCCCGAAGAGAACGAGTTCGTCAATCCCGTGTGGATACAGACCTCGAAGCAATGGACCTTGATCGAGATGGAGAG ATTCTGGCTCCCAGACAGGTTCTGGATTTGGAGGATCTGGCCTTTGCACAGGGGAGTCATCTAATGGCAAACAAGCGATGTCAGCTACCAGACGGTTCATTCCGCAAGCAACGCAAGGGGTACGAGGAGGTGCATGTGCCAGCTCTTAAACCGAAGCCATTCAGCTCAGATGAG CAACTGATATCTGTAGAGAAGATGCCTAAGTACACGCAAGCAGCATTTGAGGGCTTCAAAACACTGAATCGGATTCAAAGTAAGCTGTGCAAAGCAGCCATGGAAACCGATGAGAATCTGCTATTGTGTGCTCCCACT GGTGCCGGCAAGACCAATGTGGCTCTGATGTGCATGTTACGTGAGATTGGGAAACACATTAATATGGATGGAACCATTAATGTCGATGACTTCAAGATTATTTACATTGCACCGATGAGATCACTGGTTCAGGAGATGGTGGGCAGTTTCAGTAAG CGTTTAGCAAGCTATGGGATCAGTGTCGCAGAGCTGACAGGGGACCATCAACTGTGCAAAGAGGAGATCACTGCAACCCAGGTGATTGTGTGCACCCCAGAGAAGTGGGACATCATTACTCGCAAGGGAGGAGAGCGTACTTATACTCAAATTGTGCGACTCATGATAATT GATGAGATTCATCTCCTGCATGACGATCGCGGTCCAGTATTAGAGGCCTTAGTTGCCAGGACAATTAGGAACATTGAAATGACTCAAGAAGATGTGCGATTGATTGGGTTGAGTGCCACGCTGCCTAATTATGAAGATGTTGCAACTCTTCTGCGAGTTGATCCAGCTAAAGGTCTTTTCTATTTTGACAACAG TTTTCGTCCTGTTCCACTGGAGCAGACATATGTTGGAATAACTGAAAAGAAAGCAATCAAACGTTTCCAGATTATGAATGAGATTGTGTATGAGAAAGTGATGGAGCACGCTGGAAAGAATCAG GTGCTGGTGTTTGTTCACTCCCGTAAAGAGACAGGAAAAACAGCGCGTGCAATCCGAGATATGTGTCTGGAGAAAGACACGTTGGGTTTGTTCCTGCGAGAGGGATCAGCCTCCACAGAAGTGTTACGGACAGAGGCGGAGCAGTGTAAG AATCTGGAGCTGAAGGACCTGCTTCCCTACAGTTTTGCTATTCACCATGCTGGTATGACCAGAGTGGATCGAACGCTAGTGGAAGATTTATTTGCTGACAGACACATTCAG GTGCTGGTCTCGACAGCAACTCTGGCCTGGGGTGTCAATCTGCCTGCGCACACAGTTATTATCAAAGGGACACAGGTATACAGCCCAGAGAAGGGACGCTGGACAGAGTTGGGTGCACTGGATGTACTTCAG ATGTTAGGCCGTGCAGGACGACCGCAGTACGACACAAAAGGTGAGGGAATCCTTATCACATCACATGGTGAGCTGCAGTATTACCTATCCCTTCTCAACCAGCAGCTCCCCATTGAAAGTCAGATGATCACAAGACTCCCTGACATGCTCAATGCTGAGATTGTCCTTGGAAATGTCCAGACTGCAAAG GATGCAATTAACTGGTTGGGGTATACATATCTCTATATTCGCATGTTGCGAACCCCAACACTCTATGGGATCTCGCATGATGAGCTGAAGACTGACCCCCTACTGGAGCAGCGCAGACTGGACCTTATCCACACTGCTGCCATTATCCTTGACAAAAATAACCTTGTGAAATATGACAAAaagggtggcaacttccag GTGACTGACCTCGGCCGGATTGCAAGTCACTATTACATCACACATGAAAGTATGGCCACctacaatcagcttttgaaacctACCCTGAGTGAAATCGAGCTCTTCCGAGTATTTTCACTGTCTTCTGAGTTCAAGAACATCAGCGTGAGAGAG GAGGAGAAACTTGAGttgcagaaattgttggaacGAGTTCCCATTCCTGTCAAAGAGAGTATTGAGGAGCCGAGTGCGAAG ATCAATGTGTTGCTTCAAGCCTACATTTCCCAGCTGAAGCTGGAGGGATTTGCACTCATGGCTGATATGGTCTATGTGACTCAG TCTGCAGGCCGTCTGATGCGTTGTATATTTGAGATCGTCCTTAATCGAGGCTGGGCTCAGTTGACAGACAAGACTGTCAATCTCTGCAAAATGATTGATAAACGAAT GTGGCAATCTATGTCACCTCTGCGACAGTTCAggaagctgccagaagaagtgataaaGAAGATAGAGAAGAAGAATTTTCCATTTGAGCGACTCTATGACTTGAATCATAATGAAATAG GAGAGTTGATCCGAATGCCAAAGATGGGCAAGACAATACACAAGTACATTCACCAATTCCCAAAACTTGAACTGTCTGTTCACATCCAGCCCATCACACGCTCAACACTGAAAGTGGAACTGACAATCACACCTGATTTCCAGTGGGATGAGAAG ATACATGGATCCTCTGAGGCATTCTGGATCCTGGTTGAGGATGTAGACAGTGAAGTTATCTTGCACCATGAGTATTTTCTGTTGAAGGCAAAATATGCTCAAGATGAACATTTGGTGATGTTCTTTGTACCAGTATTTGAACCTCTCCCTCCACAATATTTCATCAGAGTGGTGTCAGACCGTTGGCTCT CCTGTGAGACTCAACTTCCAGTTTCATTCCGGCACCTGATACTTCCAGAAAAGTATCCTCCCCCCACAGAACTACTGGACTTGCAGCCACTGCCAGTGTCAGCATTGAGGAACAGTGCGTTTGAACATCTCTACCAGGATAAATTCCCTTTCTTCAACCCAATCCAGACACAAG TCTTCAATGCAGTTTATAACAGTGATGACAACGTGTTTGTGGGAGCTCCCACGGGTAGCGGGAAGACAATTTGTGCAGAGTTTGCAATCCTTCGAATGCTTCTGCAGAACTCTGAAGGACGCTGTGTGTACATAACTCCAATGGAGGCCTTGGCTGAGCAG GTTTATGCAGATTGGTATGAGAAATTTCAGCAGAAGCTCAGCAAGAAAGTTGTGTTACTGACAGGCGAGACGAGCACCGACCTCAAACTGTTGGGCAAGGGAAATATCATCATCAGCACACCGGAGAAATGGGACATCCTGTCCCGACGATGGAAGCAGAGGAAAAATGTCCAAAATGTAAACCTGTTTGTCGTGGATGAGGTTCACTTGATTGGTGGAGAGAATGGG CCTGTTTTGGAAGTTATCTGCTCCCGAATGCGATACATCTCCTCCCAGATTGAGCGGCCAATTAGGATTGTGGCTTTAAGTTCATCGCTGTCCAATGCGAAGGATGTGGCTCATTGGCTTGGCTGTAGCACCACTGCAACTTTCAACTTTCACCCCAACGTGCGGCCAGTACCTCTGGAACTACACATTCAG GGCTTCAATATTAGCCACACGCAGACTCGCCTTCTGTCCATGTCTAAACCTGTCTACCATGCCATCATGAAGCACTCTCCCAAGAAACCAGTCATTGTCTTTGTGCCCTCTCGCAAGCAAACAAGGTTGACTGCCATTGATATCCTTACGTTCTGTGCTGCTGATGTCCAGCCACAAAG GTTTCTACACTGCACAGAAAAAGACTTGGTTCCATACCTTGAAAAACTAAACGACAACACTTTAAAGGAGACCCTTGCAAATGGAGTTGGTTATCTGCATGAGGGGCTCAATCTGGCTGAGCGCAGAATTGTGGAACAACTCTTCCGCTCTG GTGCAGTGCAAGTGGTAGTTGCCTCAAGGAGTCTCTGTTGGGGAATGaatatctcctctcaccttgtaACCATCATGGACACCCAGTATTATAACGGCAAAATTCATGC GTATGTGGATTACCCTATTTATGATGTTCTGCAAATGGTTGGGCGAGCTAATCGTCCCTTACAAGATGATGAAGGGCGATGTGTCATTATGTGCCAAGGGTCAAAGAAG GATTTCTTCAAGAAGTTTCTTTATGAGCCACTGCCAGTGGAGTCCCACCTTGACCATTGCCTACATGATCATTTCAATGCTGAAATCGTTACAAAAACCATAGAGAACAAGCAGGATGCAGTGGATTACCTGACCTGGACCTTCCTTTACCGTAGGATGACCCAGAATCCAAATTACTATAATTTGCAGG GTGTGTCCCACAGACATCTTTCAGATCATCTTTCACAGTTGGTAGAAAATACTCTGAATGACTTAGAACAATCCAAGTGCATCAGCATTGAGGATGAGATGGATGTGGCACCATTGAATCTTGGAATGATTGCAGCTTACTACTATATCAATTACACCACAATTG AGCTGTTTAGTATGTCACTGAATGCCAAAACGAAGATCCGAGGTCTGATTGAGATCATCTCCAACGCCGCAGAGTATGAAAATATTCCCATTAGGCACCATGAAGATAACCTGCTGCGACAG TTGTATCAGAAGGTCCCTCACAAGCTTAACAACCCAAAATTCAATGACCCTCACGTGAAGACAAACTTGCTCCTTCAGGCACACCTTTCCCGTATGCAACTGAGCGCCGAACTACAGTCCGACACAGAAGAGATCCTCAGTAAG GCAATTCGTTTAATCCAAGCTTGTGTGGATGTGCTGTCCAGTAATGGCTGGCTCAGCCCAGCTCTGGCCGCAATGGAACTTGCCCAGATGGTGACCCAGGCGATGTGGTCCAAGGACTCATATTTGAAGCAGCTTCCACATTTCACTTCTGAACATGTCAAACGCTGTACTGACAGG GGGACTGACAGTATCTTTGACATCATGGAAATGGAGGATGATGAACGCAATGCACTGCTGCAACTCTCTGATGCACAGATGATGGATGTTGCCCGGTTCTGTAACCGGTATCCCAACATTGAGCTTTCCTATGAGGTGATTGACAGGGAAAATATCAAGAG TGGCTCCTCAGTCGTAGTGATGGTACAGTTGGAGCGTGAGGAGGAGGTGACTGGACCTGTCATTGCACCCTTATTCCCTCAG AAACGGGAGGAAGGTTGGTGGGTGGTGGTTGGAGACCCCAAGACGAACAGCCTGATATCCATCAAAAGACTGACCTTACAGCAGAAGGCAAAG GTAAAACTTGATTTTCTTGCACCAGCTCCAAGTACCCAACATTACACGCTGTATTTCATGAGTGATGCGTATATGGGCTGTGATCAGGAGTACAAATTCAATATTGATGTCAAGGAAGCTGACAGTGAAGGTGAAAGTGACTCTGACTAA